The following are encoded in a window of Tessaracoccus flavescens genomic DNA:
- the rny gene encoding ribonuclease Y, translating to MGELGWLLAGISLVVIVVLALLLWRVIVQTRRERERGEERLSREAAALKETAKASADAMRVDAERAVAQATERAEQILSDADRRRQDIDETLTTQRSELREERAAQERREARLHEREDRIVSDTQALASRSEHLEDLRSQLRSARTEVEAQREGIATELERVAGLSVEEARNEVLAEAERQAKLSATSIARDIETTARREADKMARSIIVTAIQRVASEQTNESVVSTVDLPSDEMKGRIIGREGRNIRAFEQITGVNLLIDDTPESVLLSSFDPVRRETARLTLVDLVADGRIHPARIEEVYERSQRRMGERVERAAEDALAEVGIVDLHPDLIPILGALAFRTSYGQNVLRHLTESAHLAGVMAAELGLNVATVKRAAFLHDIGKALTHEVEGPHAIIGAELLRRYGEDEDVVHAVEAHHNEVEPRTVEAVLTQAADAISGSRPGARRESLEAYVERMENLEHLATAHEGVMRAYAMQAGREMRVMVAPEVVDDAGAHALARDIANEVEKNLSYPGQIRITVVRESRATETAH from the coding sequence ATGGGTGAGCTTGGATGGTTGCTGGCCGGTATCTCGCTCGTCGTCATCGTGGTCCTCGCGCTCCTCCTGTGGCGCGTGATCGTCCAGACTCGACGCGAACGGGAGCGGGGCGAAGAGCGCCTTTCCCGAGAGGCGGCCGCGCTCAAGGAGACGGCGAAGGCCAGCGCTGACGCCATGCGCGTCGACGCCGAGCGTGCGGTCGCGCAGGCCACCGAACGCGCCGAGCAGATCCTCTCCGACGCCGACCGGCGCAGGCAGGACATTGACGAGACCCTCACCACCCAGCGTTCCGAGCTGCGCGAGGAACGCGCCGCCCAGGAGCGCCGCGAGGCCCGGCTGCACGAACGCGAGGACCGCATCGTCAGCGACACGCAGGCGCTCGCCTCCCGATCCGAACACCTGGAGGATCTCAGGTCACAGCTGCGCAGCGCCCGCACCGAGGTGGAGGCCCAGCGCGAGGGCATCGCCACGGAACTCGAGCGCGTCGCCGGGCTGAGCGTCGAGGAGGCACGCAACGAGGTGCTCGCCGAGGCGGAACGACAGGCCAAACTCTCCGCCACGTCCATCGCCCGCGACATCGAGACCACCGCGCGCCGCGAGGCAGACAAGATGGCCCGCTCCATCATCGTCACTGCCATCCAGCGCGTCGCCTCCGAGCAGACGAATGAGTCGGTGGTCAGCACGGTCGACCTTCCGAGCGATGAGATGAAGGGCCGGATCATCGGGCGTGAGGGTCGCAACATCCGTGCCTTCGAGCAGATCACCGGCGTGAACCTGCTGATCGACGACACCCCGGAGTCGGTGCTGCTCAGCAGCTTCGACCCCGTCCGACGCGAGACGGCGCGCCTCACGCTGGTTGATCTCGTCGCCGACGGGCGCATCCATCCGGCGCGCATCGAAGAGGTGTACGAGCGCAGCCAGCGCCGAATGGGGGAGCGGGTCGAGCGTGCCGCGGAGGACGCTTTGGCCGAGGTCGGCATCGTCGACCTGCATCCCGACCTGATCCCGATCCTCGGAGCGCTGGCCTTCCGCACGTCGTACGGGCAGAACGTGCTGCGCCACCTCACCGAGAGCGCCCATCTCGCCGGAGTGATGGCGGCCGAGCTGGGGCTCAACGTCGCGACGGTGAAGCGCGCCGCCTTCCTGCACGACATCGGCAAGGCGCTGACCCACGAGGTCGAGGGGCCACACGCCATCATCGGGGCGGAACTGCTGCGCAGGTACGGCGAGGACGAGGACGTCGTGCACGCCGTCGAGGCGCATCACAATGAGGTCGAGCCCCGCACGGTGGAGGCCGTCCTCACCCAGGCGGCAGATGCGATCTCCGGCTCCCGTCCCGGCGCCCGCCGCGAGTCGCTCGAGGCGTACGTGGAGCGCATGGAGAACCTCGAGCACCTGGCCACCGCCCACGAGGGCGTCATGCGTGCCTACGCCATGCAGGCCGGTCGCGAGATGCGGGTCATGGTCGCCCCCGAGGTCGTCGACGATGCTGGCGCCCACGCGCTGGCCCGCGACATCGCCAACGAGGTGGAGAAGAACCTGAGCTACCCCGGCCAGATCCGGATCACCGTCGTGCGTGAGTCCCGCGCGACCGAGACTGCCCACTGA
- a CDS encoding phosphotransferase — protein MPTEERLGGGNASGTVVRVGETVRKRWTPATPSVTRFITAVRAAGVEAPAPLGRDEHGRQVLQWIPGRLASKLAPLSREQLRSIGAVIRDIHDASLGFTPTGEDVWESAIPAPGSELICHNDLAPWNLLLPAEEGGHPVFIDWDAAGPSTRLWDLAYAAMTFALSEPSRAAVDAAGDLSALVEGYAPEPSIRRTLAEAVVRRAEAMYALLSDAHRIGRQPWAAMFTNGHGAHWDAVRSYVRANEPLWDAALTTALR, from the coding sequence ATGCCCACAGAGGAGAGACTCGGAGGCGGCAACGCGAGTGGCACCGTCGTGCGCGTCGGGGAGACCGTGCGCAAACGGTGGACGCCGGCCACGCCGAGCGTCACGCGGTTCATCACGGCCGTTCGCGCCGCAGGGGTGGAGGCGCCCGCACCGCTCGGCCGTGACGAGCACGGACGACAAGTTCTGCAGTGGATTCCAGGCAGGCTCGCATCTAAGCTCGCGCCGCTGTCGAGGGAACAACTGCGCAGCATCGGAGCGGTGATACGCGACATCCATGACGCGAGCCTTGGCTTCACGCCGACCGGTGAGGATGTGTGGGAGTCGGCGATCCCTGCGCCGGGCTCGGAGCTGATCTGCCACAACGACCTGGCGCCCTGGAACCTCCTGCTGCCGGCGGAAGAGGGCGGCCACCCCGTCTTCATCGACTGGGATGCCGCGGGCCCGAGCACACGGCTGTGGGATCTGGCCTATGCGGCCATGACCTTCGCCCTCTCCGAGCCCTCGCGGGCCGCAGTGGACGCGGCAGGCGATCTCTCCGCGCTGGTCGAGGGCTACGCGCCCGAGCCGTCGATCCGCCGCACGCTGGCAGAGGCGGTGGTCAGGCGGGCCGAGGCGATGTACGCGCTCCTGAGCGACGCTCACCGGATCGGTCGTCAGCCCTGGGCCGCCATGTTCACCAACGGCCACGGTGCCCATTGGGACGCAGTGCGCAGCTACGTCCGCGCCAATGAGCCGCTCTGGGACGCGGCCCTCACCACTGCCCTTCGGTGA
- the miaB gene encoding tRNA (N6-isopentenyl adenosine(37)-C2)-methylthiotransferase MiaB: MTTERTYHVITYGCQMNVHDSERISGLLEEAGLSRADAVADPTLGAGADVVVFNTCAVRENADNRLYGNLGHMASVKAAHPGLQIAVGGCMAQKDREVILKKAPWVDVVFGTHNVGALPRLLERARVEREAQIEIKEALETFPSNLPSRRESPYSAWVSVSVGCNNTCTFCIVPALRGKESDRRPGDILAEIEMLVAQGVQEITLLGQNVNAYGVEFGDRQAFAKLLRACGSIEGLERVRFTSPHPKDFTDDVIEAMAETHNVMPQLHMPLQSGSDQILKTMRRSYRSKKFLGILERVREAMPLAAITTDIIVGFPGETEEDFQATMDVVREARFSAAFTFQYSIRPGTPAATMDAQVPKAVVQERYDRLIELVNELAWEENKRFVGQDVEVMFATGEGRKDAETQRLSGRARDNRLVHVAAPADPADRPRPGDIATVRITHAAPHHLNSDVPFTGLRRTRGGDAWEAATTTPQPVGVGLGMPAVGKPAEVSSAQ, translated from the coding sequence ATGACTACTGAGCGCACCTACCACGTCATCACCTACGGGTGCCAGATGAACGTCCACGACTCCGAGCGGATCAGTGGCCTCCTGGAAGAGGCGGGCCTGTCCAGGGCCGACGCCGTGGCCGATCCGACGCTCGGCGCCGGGGCCGACGTCGTGGTGTTCAACACGTGTGCGGTGCGCGAGAACGCAGACAACCGCCTCTACGGCAACCTCGGACACATGGCCAGCGTCAAAGCTGCCCATCCGGGTCTGCAGATCGCGGTCGGTGGCTGCATGGCGCAGAAGGACCGCGAGGTCATCCTCAAGAAGGCCCCATGGGTGGACGTGGTCTTCGGCACCCACAATGTCGGCGCCCTGCCGCGGCTCCTCGAGCGGGCCCGCGTCGAGCGGGAGGCGCAGATCGAGATCAAGGAGGCACTCGAGACGTTCCCGAGCAACCTCCCCAGCCGCAGGGAGTCTCCCTACTCGGCATGGGTGTCGGTCAGCGTCGGCTGCAACAACACCTGCACCTTCTGCATCGTGCCTGCGCTGCGAGGAAAGGAGTCGGACCGGCGACCCGGCGACATTCTCGCCGAGATCGAGATGCTTGTCGCCCAGGGCGTGCAGGAGATCACGCTGCTCGGCCAGAACGTCAACGCCTACGGCGTCGAGTTCGGGGACCGCCAGGCCTTCGCCAAGCTGCTGCGCGCCTGCGGCTCCATCGAGGGTCTCGAGCGGGTCCGGTTCACCTCCCCGCACCCGAAGGACTTCACCGACGACGTCATCGAGGCGATGGCCGAGACCCACAACGTGATGCCGCAGCTGCACATGCCGCTGCAGTCCGGCTCCGATCAGATCCTCAAGACGATGCGGCGCTCGTACCGCTCCAAGAAGTTCCTCGGCATCCTCGAGCGCGTGCGCGAGGCGATGCCGCTGGCCGCCATCACCACCGACATCATCGTCGGCTTCCCCGGGGAGACCGAGGAGGACTTCCAGGCGACGATGGACGTCGTCCGCGAGGCCCGCTTCTCGGCAGCATTCACCTTCCAGTACTCCATCCGCCCGGGCACCCCCGCGGCGACGATGGACGCCCAGGTGCCGAAGGCGGTCGTCCAGGAGCGCTACGACCGGCTCATCGAACTCGTCAACGAGTTGGCCTGGGAGGAGAACAAGCGCTTCGTGGGTCAGGACGTCGAGGTGATGTTCGCCACAGGTGAGGGGCGCAAGGACGCCGAGACCCAGCGGCTCAGCGGCCGCGCCCGGGACAACCGCCTCGTCCACGTCGCCGCGCCTGCCGACCCGGCCGACCGACCCCGACCCGGCGACATCGCAACCGTCCGGATCACGCACGCCGCCCCGCATCACCTCAACTCCGACGTGCCCTTCACCGGACTGCGTCGCACGCGTGGAGGCGACGCCTGGGAGGCCGCGACGACGACACCCCAGCCGGTCGGAGTGGGCCTCGGCATGCCCGCCGTCGGCAAGCCCGCGGAGGTGTCGTCCGCGCAATGA
- a CDS encoding aldose epimerase family protein, protein MTTLPTGRQFTISSGRHAAVVTEVGATLRSLTFDGSEVLWTFAEDEAPRGSMGRQLVPWPNRIRDGRYTFNGVERQLPITEVPRNTALHGLGDGMAWRLVSHTDDSVAMAATIYPQAGWDAVLDVEITHSVDEDGLRVTVEARNIGSTSAPYGYGAHPYVAADLANSRLTLPFAKELAVDPERLLPIEIGPLSPEHDFVSPRLVGDTFFDSAFVEPIGDWEITLETPERRVVFWADHTQAWAQVYTTPTRDAMAIEPMTCGPDAFNEGPTHDSMTVLEPGDSTRSVWGIRVS, encoded by the coding sequence ATGACGACACTCCCCACTGGGCGACAGTTCACGATCTCGTCCGGCCGCCACGCAGCGGTCGTCACGGAGGTCGGCGCCACCCTCCGCAGCCTGACCTTCGACGGGTCCGAGGTGCTGTGGACCTTCGCCGAGGACGAGGCTCCGCGCGGCTCAATGGGCCGCCAGCTCGTTCCGTGGCCGAACCGGATCCGTGACGGCCGCTACACGTTCAACGGAGTCGAACGGCAGTTGCCGATCACCGAGGTGCCGCGCAACACCGCGCTGCACGGGCTCGGTGACGGGATGGCCTGGCGGCTCGTCTCCCACACCGACGACTCGGTCGCGATGGCCGCCACGATCTACCCGCAGGCCGGGTGGGACGCCGTGCTCGACGTCGAGATCACCCACAGCGTCGATGAGGACGGCCTGCGGGTCACGGTCGAGGCGCGCAACATCGGCTCGACCAGCGCCCCCTACGGCTACGGTGCGCACCCCTACGTCGCCGCAGACCTCGCGAACTCGCGCCTGACGCTTCCATTCGCCAAAGAGCTCGCGGTCGATCCCGAACGCCTGCTCCCGATCGAGATCGGCCCGCTCTCCCCCGAGCATGACTTCGTCTCACCCCGCCTCGTCGGGGACACCTTCTTCGATTCGGCCTTCGTCGAGCCGATCGGCGACTGGGAGATCACCCTCGAGACGCCAGAGCGGCGCGTCGTGTTCTGGGCCGACCACACCCAGGCGTGGGCGCAGGTCTACACGACACCCACGCGCGACGCCATGGCCATCGAGCCGATGACCTGCGGCCCGGACGCGTTCAACGAGGGGCCGACGCACGACTCGATGACCGTGCTGGAGCCCGGGGACAGCACGCGCTCCGTGTGGGGCATCCGGGTCTCCTGA